The Brasilonema sennae CENA114 genome includes a region encoding these proteins:
- a CDS encoding glycoside hydrolase family 13 protein, translating to MDIQTPDWVKHAVFYQIFPDRFAKSKQPRKRLLQNAAWEDWEAMPTLQGYKGGDLWGILEQLDYIQDLGINAIYFTPIFQSACNHRYHTHDYYQVDPMLGGNPAFKELLDAAHARNIKVVLDGVFNHSSRGFFFFHDVLENGPHSPWVDWFKIEGWPVSAYNGEFPANYVGWNDNRALPAFNHDNPQVREYIMEIAEYWVKFGIDGWRLDVPFEIRTPGFWQEFRQRVKAINPEAYIVGEVWGDSRQWLDGTQFDGVMNYLFAGPTIGFTAGDRVVMEQVQSRDYKPYPPLFAPEYAEKIERLLKLYPWEIQLTQLNLLASHDTARLLTIAGGDKASSELATLLLLTFPGASSIYYGDEVGLPGAIDPDSRRGFPLEANWDREILKTHRELIAIRHAYPCLRTGDYKVLYAQGALYIFARVLGTEELIVAVNVGTAEAKGNVEITNLNTQPNKLLYGAAHVEWSVEGESKSLTLSLPPRSGSIIGVG from the coding sequence ATGGATATTCAAACACCAGACTGGGTTAAACACGCTGTTTTTTACCAAATCTTTCCAGATCGGTTTGCCAAAAGCAAACAACCCCGGAAACGGCTTTTACAAAATGCTGCTTGGGAAGATTGGGAAGCTATGCCTACACTCCAAGGTTATAAGGGAGGAGATTTGTGGGGGATTCTAGAGCAGTTAGATTATATACAAGACCTGGGAATTAATGCCATTTACTTCACACCGATCTTTCAGTCAGCTTGCAATCACCGCTATCACACACACGACTATTATCAAGTTGATCCAATGCTGGGTGGTAACCCGGCTTTTAAGGAATTGCTAGACGCTGCTCACGCACGGAATATCAAAGTTGTTCTGGATGGAGTATTTAACCATTCTAGTCGTGGATTCTTCTTTTTTCACGATGTTTTGGAAAATGGCCCTCATTCACCTTGGGTAGATTGGTTTAAGATAGAGGGCTGGCCCGTTTCTGCTTACAATGGTGAATTTCCTGCCAATTATGTGGGTTGGAATGACAATCGAGCGCTGCCAGCGTTTAATCATGATAACCCCCAAGTGCGAGAGTATATCATGGAAATCGCCGAATATTGGGTTAAATTCGGCATTGACGGCTGGCGGTTGGATGTGCCTTTTGAAATTAGAACTCCTGGTTTTTGGCAAGAGTTCCGTCAGCGAGTCAAAGCAATTAATCCCGAAGCTTATATTGTCGGCGAAGTTTGGGGAGACTCCCGTCAATGGTTGGATGGAACTCAATTTGATGGGGTGATGAATTATTTGTTTGCGGGACCGACTATTGGTTTTACCGCTGGCGATCGCGTCGTCATGGAACAAGTACAAAGCCGCGACTACAAACCCTACCCACCGTTGTTCGCGCCTGAGTATGCTGAGAAAATTGAACGACTCTTGAAACTTTACCCTTGGGAGATTCAACTGACTCAACTAAATCTACTTGCGAGTCACGATACAGCACGCTTGCTGACGATTGCTGGTGGTGATAAAGCAAGTTCAGAATTAGCAACTTTACTGCTTCTTACCTTTCCTGGTGCTTCCAGTATCTATTATGGTGATGAAGTTGGTTTACCAGGAGCTATTGATCCAGACTCTCGACGTGGTTTTCCACTAGAAGCTAATTGGGATAGGGAAATTCTCAAGACTCATCGCGAATTAATTGCCATAAGACACGCTTACCCATGTTTGCGTACAGGCGATTACAAAGTCCTATATGCTCAAGGAGCACTCTATATCTTTGCGCGAGTTTTGGGAACAGAAGAATTGATTGTTGCGGTTAACGTTGGTACTGCTGAAGCAAAAGGAAATGTTGAGATTACAAATTTGAACACTCAACCTAATAAGCTTTTGTATGGCGCTGCACACGTAGAGTGGAGTGTTGAGGGAGAATCTAAGAGTCTGACTTTAAGTCTTCCTCCACGCTCAGGCTCCATTATAGGTGTAGGGTAA
- a CDS encoding fasciclin domain-containing protein: MPDLVDTAINAGNFNTLVKAVEAAELLEIFKSPGPYTVFAPTDEAFNKLPPGTLDSLLQDIPKLKNILMYHVAYGDAMHEDLIEIDHAETLEGSIVAIDSADGKVKVNDANVVKTDIITDNGVIHVIDAVLMPAIIAGK, from the coding sequence ATGCCTGACCTTGTTGACACTGCTATTAACGCCGGAAATTTCAATACGCTGGTGAAGGCGGTTGAAGCTGCAGAACTCCTAGAGATATTCAAAAGTCCTGGTCCCTATACAGTTTTTGCACCCACGGATGAAGCGTTTAATAAGCTACCACCTGGAACTTTAGATTCATTGCTGCAAGACATCCCCAAATTAAAAAATATTCTCATGTATCATGTAGCCTACGGGGATGCTATGCATGAGGATTTAATTGAAATTGACCATGCTGAAACACTAGAGGGGTCAATTGTGGCAATTGATTCTGCTGATGGTAAAGTGAAAGTCAATGACGCCAATGTCGTCAAAACTGACATTATTACCGACAATGGCGTCATCCATGTTATTGATGCAGTGTTGATGCCTGCAATCATTGCAGGAAAATAA
- a CDS encoding DNA-directed RNA polymerase subunit omega: MLKRSKFETTQSQVMHRAEDLISAASNRYRITVQVANRAKRRRYEDFDNPDDTMMKPVLRAIIEMSDELTQPEIIGEV, translated from the coding sequence ATGCTAAAGCGTTCTAAGTTCGAGACGACTCAATCGCAAGTTATGCACCGTGCTGAGGATCTAATTAGTGCAGCCTCAAATCGTTACCGCATTACAGTTCAAGTGGCAAATCGTGCGAAGCGTCGGCGTTACGAAGACTTTGACAATCCAGATGATACAATGATGAAGCCAGTACTGAGGGCAATTATCGAAATGTCTGATGAACTGACTCAACCAGAAATTATTGGTGAAGTCTAG
- a CDS encoding COP23 domain-containing protein, translated as MKLNLFADILSPKVRKSSALYAVAFTITSTATLTQPSYAQNQKFFCGMSKGVPATLVRTSRGNIPMIRWVDAGFAPPWIPERRCEEISARFQRFYENGTLNFLRTGRSERQPVLCVAAEKGGPCLPEGILLTLKPGKNPEDILQQLFNSRGGASPGIVELGGDSSRDVVSSEKDAAYLDVQKLLSKMEGRESTSCPAGQPLWKC; from the coding sequence ATGAAACTCAATTTATTTGCGGATATACTCAGTCCGAAGGTTCGTAAAAGCAGTGCGCTTTACGCCGTCGCCTTCACCATCACCTCCACAGCAACTCTGACTCAGCCAAGTTATGCTCAAAACCAAAAGTTCTTCTGCGGAATGAGCAAAGGTGTTCCAGCAACACTGGTTCGCACCTCACGGGGAAACATCCCGATGATTCGCTGGGTTGATGCAGGATTTGCTCCTCCTTGGATTCCTGAAAGGCGCTGTGAAGAAATATCTGCCAGATTCCAACGATTCTACGAGAATGGGACGCTAAATTTCCTCCGCACTGGTAGATCTGAGCGTCAACCTGTATTGTGCGTTGCTGCCGAAAAAGGTGGTCCTTGTTTACCTGAGGGAATATTGCTCACTCTCAAGCCTGGTAAAAATCCTGAAGATATTCTACAACAACTGTTTAATAGTCGCGGTGGGGCTAGTCCTGGAATCGTTGAACTAGGTGGTGACAGCAGCAGAGATGTTGTTTCCTCAGAAAAAGACGCAGCTTACCTTGATGTCCAAAAACTCCTCTCTAAGATGGAAGGTAGAGAAAGCACATCTTGTCCCGCAGGACAACCTCTTTGGAAATGTTAA
- a CDS encoding S1 family peptidase, which yields MQWRLLLLVACIGSLSISSVASAPNVGVCVEQPLKQRLGNQLQYKAKSITVKVLSKDFLGSGILIHKQGSVYTVLTNAHVLKSGKPPYQIQTPDGYVYVADVPSTKDSPPYFKNNDLAVLQFRSPKVSYAIASIGSASSLNVGNEVFAAGFPFDFDTNQDQGFVFKTGKVSLILKKALEGGYQIGYTNDLQKGMSGGPLLNRFGEVVAINGMHAEPLWGNPYVYQDGTQPEQPLRERMSKSSWGIPIETWKNAKNPTP from the coding sequence ATGCAATGGCGCTTACTTCTACTGGTTGCCTGTATTGGTAGTTTATCAATCTCCTCGGTAGCATCAGCACCGAATGTCGGGGTTTGTGTTGAGCAACCGTTAAAACAACGTTTGGGAAACCAACTGCAATACAAAGCTAAGTCGATTACAGTCAAAGTCTTGTCAAAAGACTTTCTGGGGTCAGGTATTCTGATTCACAAACAAGGCTCAGTTTATACAGTACTGACGAATGCTCATGTACTCAAGTCAGGCAAACCTCCCTATCAAATTCAAACCCCCGACGGTTATGTGTATGTGGCTGATGTCCCTAGCACCAAAGACTCTCCTCCCTACTTTAAAAACAATGATTTGGCTGTTTTGCAGTTTCGCAGTCCGAAAGTCAGCTATGCGATCGCCTCTATTGGTTCAGCATCAAGTCTGAATGTCGGCAATGAAGTGTTTGCAGCTGGATTTCCCTTTGATTTTGACACAAATCAAGACCAAGGCTTTGTTTTTAAAACAGGTAAAGTTTCTTTAATTCTGAAGAAAGCTTTAGAAGGTGGCTACCAAATTGGATATACTAACGATTTACAAAAAGGTATGAGTGGAGGACCACTGCTCAATCGCTTTGGTGAGGTGGTGGCTATCAATGGAATGCACGCTGAACCTCTTTGGGGTAATCCTTACGTGTATCAGGATGGAACTCAACCGGAACAACCTTTGCGAGAGAGGATGAGTAAATCTAGCTGGGGGATTCCGATTGAGACATGGAAAAATGCGAAAAACCCCACTCCTTAA
- a CDS encoding tetratricopeptide repeat-containing serine protease family protein, producing MNFFSRHLPPVLMGAAVVMVQPQLAVALSPTQISDIAKEFTVLITGEGIGSGVIFERKGDTYFVITNQHVVAKDGGYEIQTPDGSRYPVYRSQELPGLDIAILQFTSKKNYRLASLGNSDQIRQGMTVYVVGWGSVNDLSDKTNKSSYLTFAGIIESLSKNPQQGYGLAYNNQAIPGMSGSPVLDENGRVVGINAARLDQNLTVQGTRLLEGWRLGIPINMVLRTLNRPVSSPVTAQQPGAKPNLTTAGQADIRKTFARLRRTEALISSGGAKKNRKDYQGAIADYNQALLINPNNPDAYYGRGLAYYYLKKYQAALEDVNKLLQLSPKNAFAYVVRGCIRTLLGDKQAALTDFNQALQLDPKHVNAYNNRGVIRQELGDKQAALADFNQAIQLDPKLALAYTNRGDIRYDLGDKQAALADYNQAIQLDPKDANAYITRGKFRYESGDKQAALADYNQAIQLDPKLALAYTNRGVLRAESGDKQAALTDFNQAIQLDPKLAPAYTNRGKFRYESGDKQAALADFNQAIQLDPKLALAYNNRGVLRYQSGDKQAALADFNQAIQLDPKLAPPYNNIGLLKYEQGDIEGAIRQFQTAINNDSKLVEPQLALAVALYSKGEQQRGLTMAEAALRLDKRFADLKFLKEQFWGDKLIADAKKLLENPKIKEIISRPSRSQ from the coding sequence ATGAATTTCTTTTCTCGTCATCTACCACCGGTGCTGATGGGTGCAGCAGTCGTAATGGTGCAACCTCAACTCGCTGTCGCGTTATCTCCAACACAAATCAGCGACATTGCGAAAGAATTTACTGTTCTGATTACTGGTGAAGGTATTGGTTCTGGGGTGATTTTTGAACGTAAAGGTGACACTTATTTTGTGATCACCAATCAGCATGTGGTGGCGAAGGATGGGGGATATGAAATTCAAACACCTGATGGCAGTCGCTACCCAGTTTACCGCAGCCAAGAACTACCTGGGTTGGATATTGCAATTTTACAGTTCACAAGCAAGAAAAATTACCGTCTTGCGAGTTTAGGTAACTCTGACCAAATCAGGCAAGGGATGACAGTTTATGTGGTAGGTTGGGGTTCGGTTAATGATTTATCAGATAAAACCAACAAATCCAGCTATCTTACCTTTGCTGGAATCATTGAAAGTCTGAGCAAAAACCCACAGCAAGGTTATGGTTTGGCATATAACAATCAGGCGATACCCGGAATGAGTGGTAGTCCGGTACTAGATGAAAATGGTCGTGTGGTGGGGATTAACGCAGCAAGACTTGATCAAAATCTTACGGTACAAGGAACACGACTGTTGGAAGGTTGGAGGTTAGGAATTCCGATTAACATGGTTTTAAGAACTCTAAATCGTCCGGTAAGTTCGCCAGTAACCGCACAACAACCAGGTGCTAAACCAAATCTAACTACTGCAGGACAAGCAGATATAAGGAAAACGTTTGCAAGACTAAGGAGAACTGAAGCTTTAATTAGCTCAGGGGGAGCTAAGAAAAATAGAAAAGACTACCAAGGAGCTATTGCTGATTACAACCAAGCCTTGCTGATTAATCCCAATAATCCTGATGCTTACTATGGACGAGGTCTCGCTTACTATTATCTGAAAAAGTACCAGGCAGCTCTTGAGGACGTGAACAAGTTACTGCAACTCAGTCCTAAAAATGCGTTTGCTTACGTAGTACGGGGTTGTATCCGCACTTTGTTGGGAGACAAGCAAGCAGCGCTTACCGATTTTAACCAGGCACTTCAGTTAGATCCCAAACATGTAAATGCCTACAACAACAGGGGTGTTATCCGCCAGGAGTTGGGAGACAAGCAAGCAGCGCTCGCTGATTTTAACCAGGCGATTCAATTAGATCCCAAATTGGCACTTGCTTACACCAACAGGGGTGATATCCGCTATGATTTGGGAGACAAGCAAGCAGCGCTCGCCGATTATAATCAGGCAATTCAGTTAGATCCTAAAGATGCAAATGCCTATATTACCAGGGGTAAGTTCCGCTATGAGTCGGGAGACAAGCAAGCAGCCCTGGCAGATTATAACCAGGCAATTCAGTTAGACCCCAAATTGGCACTTGCCTACACCAACAGGGGTGTTCTCCGCGCTGAGTCGGGAGACAAGCAAGCAGCGCTGACAGATTTTAACCAGGCAATTCAGTTAGACCCCAAATTGGCACCTGCCTACACCAACAGGGGTAAGTTCCGCTATGAGTCGGGAGACAAGCAAGCAGCCCTGGCAGATTTTAACCAGGCAATTCAGTTAGACCCCAAATTAGCACTTGCCTACAACAACAGGGGTGTTCTCCGCTATCAGTCGGGAGACAAGCAAGCAGCCCTGGCAGATTTTAACCAGGCAATTCAGTTAGACCCCAAATTGGCACCTCCCTACAATAACATTGGGTTGCTCAAATACGAACAAGGAGATATAGAAGGAGCTATCCGTCAGTTTCAAACCGCTATTAATAATGACAGCAAATTAGTAGAACCCCAATTAGCTCTGGCAGTGGCACTTTATAGTAAAGGAGAGCAGCAACGGGGTTTAACGATGGCAGAAGCAGCTTTGCGTTTGGACAAACGTTTTGCTGATTTAAAGTTTCTCAAAGAACAATTCTGGGGGGATAAGCTAATAGCAGATGCGAAAAAGCTTTTAGAAAATCCTAAGATTAAGGAGATAATATCTCGCCCATCTCGCAGTCAATGA
- a CDS encoding DUF433 domain-containing protein: MTTNLLQRITYNPDVCHGKPCIRGLRYPVELILELLSSGMTIGEILADYEDLEREDILAALQFAVRLSQVKSIYKIAS, translated from the coding sequence ATGACTACTAACCTTTTACAACGCATTACCTATAATCCTGACGTGTGTCACGGCAAGCCTTGTATTAGAGGACTTCGTTATCCTGTAGAATTAATTCTCGAATTGCTTAGTTCTGGCATGACAATAGGTGAAATTTTAGCAGATTATGAGGATTTAGAGCGGGAAGACATTTTAGCTGCTCTACAGTTTGCAGTTCGCCTTAGCCAAGTAAAAAGTATCTATAAAATTGCCTCGTGA
- a CDS encoding DUF5615 family PIN-like protein, protein MKFLVDAQLPVRLARFLESAGYDTIHTKDLPHKNATSDTEINSISIRDNRIVITKDSDFLNSFLTIKEPYKLLLITTGNINNLELEAIFAANLQFLSELFVSHSYIEMTRDSIIVHY, encoded by the coding sequence GTGAAATTTCTTGTTGACGCTCAATTACCTGTTCGACTCGCTCGATTCCTGGAATCTGCTGGTTACGATACAATTCATACAAAAGACTTACCTCACAAAAATGCGACATCAGATACAGAGATTAATTCTATTTCAATACGGGATAACCGTATAGTAATTACCAAGGATTCTGATTTTTTAAATTCTTTTTTAACGATTAAAGAGCCTTATAAATTACTTCTTATTACCACAGGTAATATTAATAACCTAGAATTAGAGGCAATATTCGCAGCTAATTTGCAATTCTTAAGTGAGTTATTTGTTAGTCATTCCTATATTGAAATGACTCGCGATTCAATCATCGTTCACTATTGA
- a CDS encoding serine/threonine-protein kinase, translating to MLGRTLRGRYEIIKHLGTGFSETYLALDKDLPGKPYCIVKQLKPQLRDPFVLQTATRLFETEAQVLYKLGNHDQIPRLSAHFEENGEFYLVQEFINGDILSNDIIPGKQWSEDKVINFLQDILKILEFVHQQNIIHRDIKPSNIIRRTSDGKLVLIDFGAVKEIISTLKPNSQGKTVPIGTPGYVPSEQAIGNPEFNSDIYALGITAIQALTGILPKQLPKNPETHEVVWRDLVQVKPQLADILDKMVRYDSRKRYQSVNEVSQALSSLVTKNKLKKWQNTKIALALVFIALVPCIAVLVPEIRDKIFASSHHDSSLLTYDSSNYFLIRMKYPKDWITQKIEDRFTGDVAKFFLPQNNSSNSFQPELSVEMQDLQKPISLPEYTNSKVNEITQYSTSPRIHESHPAKLANLPAHEVIYTGKQEQVNVKMMAVWTVKDSKAYIVTYTAEESQYDTFLETAQAMINSLEIRESASTPPK from the coding sequence ATGCTAGGAAGAACGCTCCGGGGGCGCTACGAAATTATAAAACATTTGGGAACAGGGTTTAGTGAGACTTATCTGGCTCTAGATAAAGACTTACCTGGCAAACCATATTGCATAGTTAAGCAACTCAAGCCCCAGCTTCGGGATCCGTTTGTCTTACAAACAGCCACACGTTTATTTGAAACGGAAGCACAAGTCCTGTATAAGTTGGGAAACCATGACCAAATTCCGCGACTTTCAGCGCATTTTGAGGAAAATGGAGAATTTTATTTAGTTCAAGAATTTATAAACGGTGATATTCTAAGCAACGATATCATACCAGGTAAACAGTGGAGTGAAGATAAAGTTATTAACTTTTTGCAGGATATTTTAAAAATATTAGAGTTTGTTCATCAGCAGAATATTATTCACCGAGATATTAAACCTTCAAATATTATTAGACGTACCTCAGATGGCAAATTAGTTCTGATTGACTTTGGGGCAGTCAAAGAAATAATCAGTACCTTGAAACCTAACTCTCAAGGAAAGACAGTCCCTATCGGCACTCCCGGCTATGTGCCAAGCGAACAAGCTATTGGCAATCCAGAATTTAACAGTGACATTTATGCTTTGGGTATCACTGCTATCCAAGCCCTGACAGGAATTTTGCCTAAACAACTCCCAAAAAATCCAGAGACTCATGAAGTTGTTTGGCGAGATTTGGTACAAGTTAAACCTCAGCTAGCAGATATTTTAGACAAAATGGTGCGTTATGATTCTCGTAAGCGCTATCAGTCAGTCAATGAGGTTTCGCAAGCGCTTTCAAGCTTAGTCACAAAAAATAAATTAAAGAAGTGGCAAAATACAAAGATTGCTTTAGCTTTAGTGTTTATTGCTCTTGTCCCTTGTATAGCCGTGTTGGTTCCAGAAATACGAGATAAAATATTCGCTTCATCACATCATGATTCATCACTTTTGACTTATGATAGTTCTAACTATTTTCTGATTAGGATGAAATATCCTAAAGATTGGATAACTCAAAAGATAGAAGATAGATTTACGGGTGATGTTGCTAAATTCTTTCTTCCTCAAAACAATAGTTCCAATTCTTTTCAACCAGAACTATCTGTCGAAATGCAAGACTTGCAAAAACCTATTTCATTACCTGAGTATACAAATTCAAAAGTTAATGAAATCACTCAGTATTCAACAAGTCCTAGAATTCATGAATCGCATCCAGCTAAATTGGCAAATCTACCAGCACATGAAGTTATTTACACAGGAAAGCAAGAGCAAGTTAATGTTAAGATGATGGCGGTTTGGACAGTAAAGGATAGCAAAGCATACATTGTGACTTACACAGCAGAAGAAAGTCAATATGATACGTTTTTAGAAACTGCACAAGCAATGATTAATTCGCTGGAGATTCGGGAAAGTGCGTCCACACCACCCAAGTAA
- a CDS encoding malic enzyme-like NAD(P)-binding protein, whose translation MADLTPNSSFSLTLRLEIPNRVGMLAHVTKAIATSGGNFGQIDLIEQTRDISIREITVDAASSDHAEMIVQAVKAVPDIKVIDVYDRTFNLHRGGKISITSRIPLKSVSDLAMAYTPGVGRICTAIAENPEEVYNLTIKRNTVAIVTDGTAVLGLGNLGPAAALPVMEGKAMLFKEFAGIDAFPICLDTQDTDKIIEAVKNIAPVFGGVNLEDIAAPRCFEIEARLRQELDIPVFHDDQHGTAIVTLAALYNALKLVQKSMGDIRIVINGAGAAGVAVARLLRKAGAEKIWMCDSKGILSTSRTDLTEEKREFAVKAQGTLAGALQGADVFIGLSAPGVLTPEMVRSMTKDPIVFAMANPIPEIQPELIKDDVAVMATGRSDYPNQINNVLAFPGVFRGALDCRAATITTTMYLEAASAIASLIKPSDLDKQHIVPSVFDERVVSAVAGAVQRAARQEGIARG comes from the coding sequence ATGGCAGATCTGACTCCTAATTCTAGTTTTAGCTTGACACTCCGCTTGGAAATTCCTAACCGCGTCGGAATGTTGGCTCACGTAACCAAGGCTATAGCAACCAGCGGCGGTAATTTTGGTCAAATTGATTTAATCGAACAAACAAGGGATATTTCGATTCGCGAAATCACCGTTGATGCAGCCAGCAGTGATCATGCTGAGATGATTGTGCAAGCGGTGAAAGCTGTGCCAGATATTAAGGTTATCGATGTTTACGATCGCACCTTTAATTTACATCGTGGCGGAAAAATCAGCATTACCAGCAGAATTCCTCTAAAAAGTGTGTCTGATTTAGCGATGGCTTACACGCCGGGAGTTGGAAGAATTTGTACTGCGATCGCCGAAAATCCAGAAGAAGTTTACAACTTAACCATCAAACGAAACACTGTAGCCATTGTGACTGATGGCACAGCTGTTTTGGGGTTGGGAAATCTTGGTCCAGCAGCCGCCTTACCAGTAATGGAAGGTAAAGCCATGCTGTTTAAGGAATTCGCTGGGATTGATGCTTTTCCTATCTGCCTTGATACCCAAGATACTGACAAGATTATCGAAGCTGTCAAAAATATTGCTCCGGTATTTGGGGGTGTCAATTTAGAGGATATCGCTGCTCCCCGCTGTTTTGAAATTGAAGCAAGACTACGGCAAGAATTAGATATCCCCGTTTTTCACGATGACCAACATGGCACGGCTATTGTTACTTTAGCAGCGTTGTATAACGCCCTCAAGCTAGTACAAAAGTCAATGGGAGATATCCGCATTGTGATAAATGGTGCTGGGGCTGCTGGCGTGGCTGTCGCCCGGTTACTCAGAAAAGCAGGGGCAGAAAAAATTTGGATGTGCGACTCGAAAGGTATTCTTTCTACCAGTCGCACTGACTTGACAGAAGAAAAGCGCGAATTTGCCGTCAAGGCTCAAGGAACCTTGGCAGGTGCTTTGCAAGGTGCAGATGTCTTTATTGGTTTGAGCGCACCAGGGGTTTTAACACCAGAAATGGTGCGTTCTATGACAAAAGACCCAATCGTGTTTGCAATGGCAAATCCGATTCCCGAAATTCAACCAGAGTTGATCAAAGACGATGTTGCAGTTATGGCAACAGGTCGTAGTGATTACCCTAATCAAATCAACAACGTTCTAGCATTTCCGGGTGTTTTCCGTGGTGCTTTGGATTGTCGGGCTGCAACAATTACTACCACCATGTATTTGGAAGCCGCGAGTGCGATCGCATCCTTAATTAAACCCTCAGACCTTGACAAACAACACATCGTTCCTTCTGTTTTTGATGAGCGAGTCGTGAGTGCAGTTGCTGGTGCTGTGCAACGTGCTGCGCGTCAAGAGGGTATTGCCCGTGGTTAA
- a CDS encoding carbonate dehydratase yields the protein MPIIIGILLFVLTLGEVVISAEKSNLFRLFRPFNVVVNSSFISPLVEQFGDVSVGQKVFIASNTTLQADPDTRICINSETNLQDNILFLASRNQQAPASNCGKLSSSTGKQVSIAHQAKIKNSKIGNFTFIGFLADLNNVVLEDGAFVLHGAKLSNVRIGKDRLVPIGAVITTQAQADALPLKTEANSKFQKEVLEVNKEFAENYSELYKQQGYDAVSGVSAAPRTSWNPQPVQPTLGKNIRLEEFARIVGDVRIGNNSIVGRRTSIRADEGSPIIIGDSADIEDRVTFHALKGTSIRIGNNLDTNDNIVFHGPLEVGDNLTIGDDAVLFRSKVGNNVTIGTGALVVDVTLRDGVQVPDNAVITKQEQADALKSMT from the coding sequence ATGCCTATCATTATAGGCATTCTCTTATTTGTTCTCACTTTGGGGGAAGTTGTTATCTCTGCGGAAAAAAGCAACTTGTTTAGGCTGTTTCGACCGTTTAATGTCGTGGTCAACTCTAGCTTTATTAGTCCCTTGGTCGAACAATTTGGTGATGTTTCGGTAGGACAGAAAGTTTTTATTGCTAGCAATACGACTCTGCAAGCCGATCCTGATACCCGTATTTGCATTAACAGTGAAACCAACCTGCAAGACAATATTTTATTCTTGGCGTCGCGTAACCAACAAGCTCCTGCATCAAACTGCGGTAAACTCTCAAGTAGTACCGGTAAACAAGTGAGCATTGCCCATCAAGCAAAGATTAAGAACTCAAAAATTGGCAACTTCACCTTCATAGGTTTCCTTGCCGATCTCAATAACGTGGTGTTAGAGGATGGTGCTTTTGTATTACATGGTGCAAAACTATCTAATGTGCGTATCGGCAAAGACCGCTTAGTGCCAATCGGGGCAGTTATTACGACGCAAGCGCAAGCAGATGCGCTTCCTTTAAAGACAGAGGCGAATTCAAAATTCCAAAAAGAGGTGTTGGAAGTCAATAAGGAGTTTGCCGAAAACTACAGCGAACTTTATAAACAACAGGGATACGACGCTGTAAGTGGAGTCAGCGCTGCACCAAGAACTTCTTGGAATCCTCAGCCTGTTCAGCCCACTCTTGGTAAAAACATACGGCTTGAAGAATTTGCTCGCATTGTTGGCGACGTGCGCATAGGAAACAATAGTATTGTTGGACGGCGCACTTCAATTCGTGCTGATGAAGGTTCACCAATTATTATCGGGGATAGTGCTGATATTGAAGACCGTGTTACCTTCCATGCCCTTAAGGGTACTAGCATTCGTATCGGCAACAACCTAGACACAAATGATAATATTGTTTTTCATGGTCCTTTAGAGGTAGGAGATAACCTGACTATTGGAGATGATGCAGTACTATTTCGCTCTAAGGTTGGGAATAATGTGACGATTGGAACTGGGGCATTGGTCGTTGATGTGACTCTACGTGATGGTGTACAAGTCCCAGATAATGCAGTTATCACGAAGCAGGAGCAAGCAGACGCCTTGAAATCAATGACATAG